In one Candidatus Hydrogenedentota bacterium genomic region, the following are encoded:
- the tuf gene encoding elongation factor Tu (EF-Tu; promotes GTP-dependent binding of aminoacyl-tRNA to the A-site of ribosomes during protein biosynthesis; when the tRNA anticodon matches the mRNA codon, GTP hydrolysis results; the inactive EF-Tu-GDP leaves the ribosome and release of GDP is promoted by elongation factor Ts; many prokaryotes have two copies of the gene encoding EF-Tu) translates to EGGRHTPFFNGYRPQFYFRTTDVTGNMTLPAGVEMVMPGDNIKMTAELITPIAMNENLRFAVREGGRTVGAGVVTKILA, encoded by the coding sequence GGAAGGCGGGCGCCACACGCCGTTCTTCAACGGGTACCGGCCGCAGTTCTACTTCCGGACGACGGACGTGACGGGCAACATGACGCTGCCGGCGGGGGTCGAGATGGTGATGCCGGGCGACAACATCAAGATGACGGCAGAGTTGATCACGCCGATCGCCATGAACGAGAACCTGCGGTTCGCTGTGCGCGAAGGCGGCAGGACCGTCGGCGCCGGCGTCGTCACCAAAATTCTGGCGTAG